From the Paramormyrops kingsleyae isolate MSU_618 chromosome 7, PKINGS_0.4, whole genome shotgun sequence genome, one window contains:
- the LOC111853994 gene encoding GTPase-activating protein and VPS9 domain-containing protein 1-like isoform X2 — MATLDVHTLGHHLKQERLYVASEKQLIQRLNADVLKGAEMLYCTTWVAGEQRNNLDRVIRTSTEASPTECCQRARLLEDTRFVDGYTALGHQVVACGELLAGLRSDSGLVASCLEAGQRLSPERALSAAHTVFASLYGCCVTQEDEGYLLKVLCRLAELELPASEPLPRLPGHGGLFSSTFTLLFQLLSRALPAGQLFLTAALHGPIMQLLVEDEEPLETDPARVGERPARRAQAQRPGNPAERAQAAAKANAAKLAALAERFMGGLRSSTYCFPPGLCWALAQVRRLLLARMGPAEARAVCANLLLTCFVCPAVINPEQYGIVSDAPINEAARFNLTQLGQLLQQLAAEEPSKAETGRKSVQPKLDKSCIADFLDAVIGEMTEQAPPTASRDPLEGLTKMAVYITQNQLHALVELLHDLILGGHLQVEEQQKLQALLVNVPLPESPTPRGSRDSMELLPPAAGTANKNTLPLGSTLSRSTMALDVDLESGSQESSQEAGPEEVLVISLGNTPRTLPGMMSENDVLALEGGDGALTAQDPGGGPHRGPAASRRFSCCHDNAEEAASEARSNSDSSVDLDVESEPGAASLSESCEVEVLLLMKREQARNCLDVCDTWSTDALASDFDPGLDEDRLLEVTEALDVKPQERMQEVDSDVLDDVMQVTSHPISPGKGMGSDVSAAPAEDAQSESGSDGKDSVAGPDGAGAGCGSPQHSPSDREAVLFTVDHPGSEEGPAPCTVVRPKGQNARAAHPPSFPAAFPLPGLRSAELEHVKQRLSLPEQLGRVCIDDPSGHGRRPVSDPGVQRRVVLEDRQHPHTKGEAEEKKDSDDEQPDRNRPWWKKRLASALPKGPKSAFRKKDRSDKQATGSYRVQPGESPPGLAEDILDKYRNIKRNGSAAPVLAGVEAEAEPAVETEHREDVLRDEASSSVVTDNRPESYPNDDCAPRYQFSLSDAKKKLRLALSSANALILPIIPPASIPNGLPDHVHREGNEVVCFLKVQLAEAINLQDKKQMAQIQETLRCVSHVSTGQCEELLAAVASDYRKRAPYVAYLTRCRQGLQVTQAHLERRLRRVLRDKEVTSRCFTAACVRLLLKRMEDKMMNFTVAFQGFTAADDKTAAVEDFLQHLYGLMAQDAIWQFASEEQLQDAQVVIERSVMNHIFKMAFYPNLDGDTLRDQVLHEHIERLSKVVTANHKALQIPQVYLKEAPWPAAQAEIGAMSAYRTPRDKVQCVLRMCTSIMNLLSLANEDAVPGADDFLPVLVFVLIKANPLCLLSTIQYISNFYSSGLSGEESYWWMQFTAAVEFIKTIDDRK, encoded by the exons ATGGCGACACTGGATGTACACACCCTGGGCCACCACTTGAAGCAGGAGCGGCTGTACGTGGCGTCGGAGAAGCAGCTGATCCAGCGGCTGAATGCCGACGTGCTGAAGGGCGCAGAGATGCTGTACTGCACCACTTGGGTCGCCGGGGAACAGAGGAACAACCTGGACCGGGTCATCCGCACCAG CACGGAGGCCTCCCCCACCGAGTGCTGCCAGCGCGCGCGATTATTGGAGGACACGCGCTTCGTGGATGGCTACACCGCCCTTGGCCACCAGGTGGTGGCCTGCGGGGAGCTCCTGGCTGGCCTGCGCTCGGACTCTGGGCTGGTGGCGTCCTGCCTGGAGGCCGGGCAGCGGCTGAGCCCCGAGCGCGCTCTCTCTGCCGCTCACACAGTCTTCGCCTCCCTCTACGGCTGCTGCGTCACACAGGAGGATGAGGGCTATCTGCTCAAG GTGCTGTGCCGACTGGCCGAGCTGGAGCTGCCAGCCAGTGAGCCCCTCCCCCGCCTTCCCGGCCACGGTGGTCTCTTCTCCAGCACGTTCACCCTGCTCTTCCAGCTGCTCTCCCGCGCCCTTCCTGCTGGCCAGCTCTTCCTGACGGCAGCCCTGCACGGGCCTATCATGCAGCTGCTGGTGGAGGACGAGGAGCCCCTGGAGACAGACCCAGCCAGGGTGGGGGAGCGGCCGGCACGGCGGGCCCAAGCCCAGCGGCCCGGCAACCCCGCGGAGCGAGCCCAGGCGGCCGCCAAGGCGAACGCGGCCAAGCTGGCGGCGCTGGCAGAGCGCTTCATGGGCGGCCTGCGGTCCAGCACCTACTGCTTCCCGCCAGGCCTGTGCTGGGCCCTGGCTCAGGTgcggcgcctcctgctggcgaGAATGGGGCCTGCGGAGGCACGGGCCGTCTGTGCAAACCTACTGCTCACCTGCTTTGTGTGCCCCGCTGTCATCAACCCTGAGCAGTACGGCATCGTGTCCGACGCCCCCATCAATGAGGCGGCGAGGTTCAACCTCACGCAG TTGGGCCAGTTACTGCAGCAGCTGGCTGCAGAGGAACCCAGCAAAGCGGAGACCGGGAGGAAGAGTGTCCAGCCAAAGCTCGATAAA AGCTGCATTGCTGACTTCCTGGATGCTGTGATTGGGGAAATGACAGAgcaggccccgcccacagccTCCAGGGACCCTCTAGAGGGCCTGACAAAGATGGCAGTATATATAACACAGAACCAGCTGCACGCACTG gtTGAACTGTTGCATGACTTGATACTGGGGGGGCACCTGCAGGTGGAGGAGCAGCAGAAACTTCAAGCTCTACTGGTGAACGTGCCCCTGCCCgaatcccccaccccccggggGAGTAGGGACAGCATGGAGCTTCTCCCCCCTGCTGCAGGCACAGCCAATAAGAACACCCTGCCCTTAG GTTCTACCCTTAGCCGCAGCACGATGGCCCTGGATGTTGACCTGGAGTCTGGTTCTCAGGAATCGTCGCAGGAGGCGGGACCAGAGGAAGTGCTGGTGATCTCGCTGGGGAACACCCCCCGCACCCTTCCTGGAATGATGTCTGAGAATGAT GTGCTGGCACTGGAGGGCGGGGACGGTGCGCTGACAGCGCAGGATCCGGGCGGCGGCCCTCATCGCGGCCCAGCTGCATCGCGCAGGTTCTCCTGCTGCCACGACAATGCAGAGGAGGCTGCGTCTGAGG CCCGGTCCAACTCGgactcctctgtggacttggaCGTGGAATCGGAGCCGGGAGCAGCCAGCTTGTCGGAGAGCTGTGAGGTGGAGGTTCTCCTGCTGATGAAGCGTGAGCAAG cCCGGAACTGCCTTGATGTCTGCGATACATGGAGCACGGATGCACTGGCCAGCGACTTCGACCCTGGCTTGGATGAGGACCGGCTCCTGGAGGTGACAG AGGCCCTGGATGTGAAACCGCAGGAGCGCATGCAGGAGGTTGACAGTGACGTGTTGGACGATGTCATGCAGGTTACTTCCCACCCCATCAGTCCTGGGAAAGGCATGGGCTCAG ACGTGAGCGCTGCGCCGGCAGAGGATGCGCAATCAGAAAGTGGCTCAGATGGGAAGGACTCGGTGGCCGGCCCGGACGGGGCAGGAGCAGGCTGTG GATCCCCCCAGCATTCCCCCTCTGACCGGGAAGCCGTGCTGTTCACGGTCGATCACCCAGGCTCTGAAGAAG gccccgccccctgcacCGTGGTGAGGCCGAAAGGGCAGAATGCACGAGCTGCCCACCCGCCCTCCTTTCCCGCTGCCTTTCCCCTCCCGGGTCTGAGGTCGGCGGAGCTCGAACACGTCAAGCAGCGGCTCTCGCTGCCCGAGCAGCTGGGGAGGGTCTGCATCGACGACCCGAGTGGTCATGGCCGGCGACCAGTCAGCGATCCCGGCGTCCAGCGCCGCGTGGTGCTGGAGGACCGCCAGCACCCCCACACCAAAGGAGAG GCCGAGGAGAAGAAGGACAGTGACGACGAGCAGCCGGACCGGAACCGGCCCTGGTGGAAGAAGCGGCTAGCCTCCGCACTCCCTAAGG GTCCGAAGTCTGCGTTCCGCAAGAAGGACAGGTCTGATAAACAGGCCACGGGGTCATACCGGGTCCAGCCAG GAGAGTCGCCACCCGGCCTGGCTGAGGACATCCTGGACAAATACAGAAACATCAAGCGGAACGGCAGTGCAGCACCTGTACTCGCGGGGGTAGAAGCTGAAGCTG AGCCCGCTGTGGAGACGGAGCACAGGGAGGACGTGCTGCGAGACGAAGCTTCGTCTAGTGTCGTCACGGACAACCGACCCGAGTCCTACCCTAATGACGACTGTGCCCCCAGATATCAGTTCTCGTTGAG TGACGCCAAGAAGAAGCTGAGGCTAGCCCTGAGCTCAGCCAACGCCCTCATCCTTCCCATCATTCCTCCTGCTTCCATCCCCAACGGGCTGCCCGACCACGTTCATCGAGAAG GGAACGAGGTGGTCTGCTTCCTGAAGGTCCAGCTGGCCGAAGCCATCAATCTGCAAGACAAGAAGCAGATGGCCCAGATCCAGGAGACGCTGCGCTGCGTCAGTCACGTCAGCACTGGCCAATGCGAGGAGCTGCTGGCCGCTGTAGCCAGTGACTACAG GAAGAGGGCGCCCTATGTGGCCTACCTGACGCGCTGCCGGCAGGGGCTGCAGGTGACTCAGGCCCACCTGGAGCGGCGGCTGCGGCGGGTGCTGCGGGACAAGGAGGTGACGAGCCGCTGCTTCACGGCCGCCTGCGTGCGACTGCTGCTGAAGCGCATGGAGGACAAGATGATGAACTTCACCGTAG cgtTTCAGGGCTTCACGGCGGCGGACGACAAGACGGCGGCTGTGGAGGATTTCCTGcagcacctgtatggtttgatGGCCCAGGATGCCATCTGGCAGTTTGCCAGCgaggagcagctgcaggacGCCCAGGTGGTCATCGAGCGCAGCGTCATGAACCACATCTTTAAGATGGCCTTCTACCCCAACCTGGACGGGGACACCCTGCGGGACCA ggtcctGCACGAACACATTGAGCGGCTAAGCAAAGTGGTGACAGCCAATCACAAAGCTCTTCAAATCCCACAG gtgtacCTGAAGGAGGCTCCTTGGCCGGCAGCACAAGCGGAGATTGGTGCCATGAGCGCCTACAGAACGCCGCGGGACAAGGTGCAGTGCGTGCTGCGAATGTGCACCAGCATCATGAACCTGCTGAGCCTGGCCAATGAGGACGCTGTACCTGGTGCCGACGACTTCCTGCCCGTGCTCGTCTTCGTCCTCATCAAG GCCAACCCCCTCTGCCTGCTCTCCACCATCCAGTACATCAGTAACTTCTACTCCAGCGGTCTGAGCGGCGAGGAGAGCTACTGGTGGATGCAGTTCACGGCCGCCGTTGAGTTCATCAAGACCATCGATGACCGCAAGTGA
- the LOC111853994 gene encoding GTPase-activating protein and VPS9 domain-containing protein 1-like isoform X1, whose protein sequence is MATLDVHTLGHHLKQERLYVASEKQLIQRLNADVLKGAEMLYCTTWVAGEQRNNLDRVIRTSTEASPTECCQRARLLEDTRFVDGYTALGHQVVACGELLAGLRSDSGLVASCLEAGQRLSPERALSAAHTVFASLYGCCVTQEDEGYLLKVLCRLAELELPASEPLPRLPGHGGLFSSTFTLLFQLLSRALPAGQLFLTAALHGPIMQLLVEDEEPLETDPARVGERPARRAQAQRPGNPAERAQAAAKANAAKLAALAERFMGGLRSSTYCFPPGLCWALAQVRRLLLARMGPAEARAVCANLLLTCFVCPAVINPEQYGIVSDAPINEAARFNLTQLGQLLQQLAAEEPSKAETGRKSVQPKLDKSCIADFLDAVIGEMTEQAPPTASRDPLEGLTKMAVYITQNQLHALVELLHDLILGGHLQVEEQQKLQALLVNVPLPESPTPRGSRDSMELLPPAAGTANKNTLPLGSTLSRSTMALDVDLESGSQESSQEAGPEEVLVISLGNTPRTLPGMMSENDVLALEGGDGALTAQDPGGGPHRGPAASRRFSCCHDNAEEAASEARSNSDSSVDLDVESEPGAASLSESCEVEVLLLMKREQARNCLDVCDTWSTDALASDFDPGLDEDRLLEVTGASAEPPQASLILLSSFGSCSGSMLAESFAGSTVSEATSDAWSVEVLPGDQEALDVKPQERMQEVDSDVLDDVMQVTSHPISPGKGMGSDVSAAPAEDAQSESGSDGKDSVAGPDGAGAGCGSPQHSPSDREAVLFTVDHPGSEEGPAPCTVVRPKGQNARAAHPPSFPAAFPLPGLRSAELEHVKQRLSLPEQLGRVCIDDPSGHGRRPVSDPGVQRRVVLEDRQHPHTKGEAEEKKDSDDEQPDRNRPWWKKRLASALPKGPKSAFRKKDRSDKQATGSYRVQPGESPPGLAEDILDKYRNIKRNGSAAPVLAGVEAEAEPAVETEHREDVLRDEASSSVVTDNRPESYPNDDCAPRYQFSLSDAKKKLRLALSSANALILPIIPPASIPNGLPDHVHREGNEVVCFLKVQLAEAINLQDKKQMAQIQETLRCVSHVSTGQCEELLAAVASDYRKRAPYVAYLTRCRQGLQVTQAHLERRLRRVLRDKEVTSRCFTAACVRLLLKRMEDKMMNFTVAFQGFTAADDKTAAVEDFLQHLYGLMAQDAIWQFASEEQLQDAQVVIERSVMNHIFKMAFYPNLDGDTLRDQVLHEHIERLSKVVTANHKALQIPQVYLKEAPWPAAQAEIGAMSAYRTPRDKVQCVLRMCTSIMNLLSLANEDAVPGADDFLPVLVFVLIKANPLCLLSTIQYISNFYSSGLSGEESYWWMQFTAAVEFIKTIDDRK, encoded by the exons ATGGCGACACTGGATGTACACACCCTGGGCCACCACTTGAAGCAGGAGCGGCTGTACGTGGCGTCGGAGAAGCAGCTGATCCAGCGGCTGAATGCCGACGTGCTGAAGGGCGCAGAGATGCTGTACTGCACCACTTGGGTCGCCGGGGAACAGAGGAACAACCTGGACCGGGTCATCCGCACCAG CACGGAGGCCTCCCCCACCGAGTGCTGCCAGCGCGCGCGATTATTGGAGGACACGCGCTTCGTGGATGGCTACACCGCCCTTGGCCACCAGGTGGTGGCCTGCGGGGAGCTCCTGGCTGGCCTGCGCTCGGACTCTGGGCTGGTGGCGTCCTGCCTGGAGGCCGGGCAGCGGCTGAGCCCCGAGCGCGCTCTCTCTGCCGCTCACACAGTCTTCGCCTCCCTCTACGGCTGCTGCGTCACACAGGAGGATGAGGGCTATCTGCTCAAG GTGCTGTGCCGACTGGCCGAGCTGGAGCTGCCAGCCAGTGAGCCCCTCCCCCGCCTTCCCGGCCACGGTGGTCTCTTCTCCAGCACGTTCACCCTGCTCTTCCAGCTGCTCTCCCGCGCCCTTCCTGCTGGCCAGCTCTTCCTGACGGCAGCCCTGCACGGGCCTATCATGCAGCTGCTGGTGGAGGACGAGGAGCCCCTGGAGACAGACCCAGCCAGGGTGGGGGAGCGGCCGGCACGGCGGGCCCAAGCCCAGCGGCCCGGCAACCCCGCGGAGCGAGCCCAGGCGGCCGCCAAGGCGAACGCGGCCAAGCTGGCGGCGCTGGCAGAGCGCTTCATGGGCGGCCTGCGGTCCAGCACCTACTGCTTCCCGCCAGGCCTGTGCTGGGCCCTGGCTCAGGTgcggcgcctcctgctggcgaGAATGGGGCCTGCGGAGGCACGGGCCGTCTGTGCAAACCTACTGCTCACCTGCTTTGTGTGCCCCGCTGTCATCAACCCTGAGCAGTACGGCATCGTGTCCGACGCCCCCATCAATGAGGCGGCGAGGTTCAACCTCACGCAG TTGGGCCAGTTACTGCAGCAGCTGGCTGCAGAGGAACCCAGCAAAGCGGAGACCGGGAGGAAGAGTGTCCAGCCAAAGCTCGATAAA AGCTGCATTGCTGACTTCCTGGATGCTGTGATTGGGGAAATGACAGAgcaggccccgcccacagccTCCAGGGACCCTCTAGAGGGCCTGACAAAGATGGCAGTATATATAACACAGAACCAGCTGCACGCACTG gtTGAACTGTTGCATGACTTGATACTGGGGGGGCACCTGCAGGTGGAGGAGCAGCAGAAACTTCAAGCTCTACTGGTGAACGTGCCCCTGCCCgaatcccccaccccccggggGAGTAGGGACAGCATGGAGCTTCTCCCCCCTGCTGCAGGCACAGCCAATAAGAACACCCTGCCCTTAG GTTCTACCCTTAGCCGCAGCACGATGGCCCTGGATGTTGACCTGGAGTCTGGTTCTCAGGAATCGTCGCAGGAGGCGGGACCAGAGGAAGTGCTGGTGATCTCGCTGGGGAACACCCCCCGCACCCTTCCTGGAATGATGTCTGAGAATGAT GTGCTGGCACTGGAGGGCGGGGACGGTGCGCTGACAGCGCAGGATCCGGGCGGCGGCCCTCATCGCGGCCCAGCTGCATCGCGCAGGTTCTCCTGCTGCCACGACAATGCAGAGGAGGCTGCGTCTGAGG CCCGGTCCAACTCGgactcctctgtggacttggaCGTGGAATCGGAGCCGGGAGCAGCCAGCTTGTCGGAGAGCTGTGAGGTGGAGGTTCTCCTGCTGATGAAGCGTGAGCAAG cCCGGAACTGCCTTGATGTCTGCGATACATGGAGCACGGATGCACTGGCCAGCGACTTCGACCCTGGCTTGGATGAGGACCGGCTCCTGGAGGTGACAG GGGCCTCAGCAGAGCCCCCCCAAGCCAGCCTGATCTTGCTCTCCAGCTTCGGGTCCTGTTCGGGCTCTATGCTCGCGGAGTCCTTTGCCGGCTCGACCGTGTCAGAGGCCACAAGTGACGCCTGGAGTGTGGAGGTCCTGCCTGGTGACCAAg AGGCCCTGGATGTGAAACCGCAGGAGCGCATGCAGGAGGTTGACAGTGACGTGTTGGACGATGTCATGCAGGTTACTTCCCACCCCATCAGTCCTGGGAAAGGCATGGGCTCAG ACGTGAGCGCTGCGCCGGCAGAGGATGCGCAATCAGAAAGTGGCTCAGATGGGAAGGACTCGGTGGCCGGCCCGGACGGGGCAGGAGCAGGCTGTG GATCCCCCCAGCATTCCCCCTCTGACCGGGAAGCCGTGCTGTTCACGGTCGATCACCCAGGCTCTGAAGAAG gccccgccccctgcacCGTGGTGAGGCCGAAAGGGCAGAATGCACGAGCTGCCCACCCGCCCTCCTTTCCCGCTGCCTTTCCCCTCCCGGGTCTGAGGTCGGCGGAGCTCGAACACGTCAAGCAGCGGCTCTCGCTGCCCGAGCAGCTGGGGAGGGTCTGCATCGACGACCCGAGTGGTCATGGCCGGCGACCAGTCAGCGATCCCGGCGTCCAGCGCCGCGTGGTGCTGGAGGACCGCCAGCACCCCCACACCAAAGGAGAG GCCGAGGAGAAGAAGGACAGTGACGACGAGCAGCCGGACCGGAACCGGCCCTGGTGGAAGAAGCGGCTAGCCTCCGCACTCCCTAAGG GTCCGAAGTCTGCGTTCCGCAAGAAGGACAGGTCTGATAAACAGGCCACGGGGTCATACCGGGTCCAGCCAG GAGAGTCGCCACCCGGCCTGGCTGAGGACATCCTGGACAAATACAGAAACATCAAGCGGAACGGCAGTGCAGCACCTGTACTCGCGGGGGTAGAAGCTGAAGCTG AGCCCGCTGTGGAGACGGAGCACAGGGAGGACGTGCTGCGAGACGAAGCTTCGTCTAGTGTCGTCACGGACAACCGACCCGAGTCCTACCCTAATGACGACTGTGCCCCCAGATATCAGTTCTCGTTGAG TGACGCCAAGAAGAAGCTGAGGCTAGCCCTGAGCTCAGCCAACGCCCTCATCCTTCCCATCATTCCTCCTGCTTCCATCCCCAACGGGCTGCCCGACCACGTTCATCGAGAAG GGAACGAGGTGGTCTGCTTCCTGAAGGTCCAGCTGGCCGAAGCCATCAATCTGCAAGACAAGAAGCAGATGGCCCAGATCCAGGAGACGCTGCGCTGCGTCAGTCACGTCAGCACTGGCCAATGCGAGGAGCTGCTGGCCGCTGTAGCCAGTGACTACAG GAAGAGGGCGCCCTATGTGGCCTACCTGACGCGCTGCCGGCAGGGGCTGCAGGTGACTCAGGCCCACCTGGAGCGGCGGCTGCGGCGGGTGCTGCGGGACAAGGAGGTGACGAGCCGCTGCTTCACGGCCGCCTGCGTGCGACTGCTGCTGAAGCGCATGGAGGACAAGATGATGAACTTCACCGTAG cgtTTCAGGGCTTCACGGCGGCGGACGACAAGACGGCGGCTGTGGAGGATTTCCTGcagcacctgtatggtttgatGGCCCAGGATGCCATCTGGCAGTTTGCCAGCgaggagcagctgcaggacGCCCAGGTGGTCATCGAGCGCAGCGTCATGAACCACATCTTTAAGATGGCCTTCTACCCCAACCTGGACGGGGACACCCTGCGGGACCA ggtcctGCACGAACACATTGAGCGGCTAAGCAAAGTGGTGACAGCCAATCACAAAGCTCTTCAAATCCCACAG gtgtacCTGAAGGAGGCTCCTTGGCCGGCAGCACAAGCGGAGATTGGTGCCATGAGCGCCTACAGAACGCCGCGGGACAAGGTGCAGTGCGTGCTGCGAATGTGCACCAGCATCATGAACCTGCTGAGCCTGGCCAATGAGGACGCTGTACCTGGTGCCGACGACTTCCTGCCCGTGCTCGTCTTCGTCCTCATCAAG GCCAACCCCCTCTGCCTGCTCTCCACCATCCAGTACATCAGTAACTTCTACTCCAGCGGTCTGAGCGGCGAGGAGAGCTACTGGTGGATGCAGTTCACGGCCGCCGTTGAGTTCATCAAGACCATCGATGACCGCAAGTGA